A window of Halostella salina contains these coding sequences:
- a CDS encoding DUF5795 family protein — MSNRVVQGRMVTGDSLAEMIEGEPVMEAESIEDADRDCPDCDGDVLAVGYMPSVTEFVTGYKCQNCDWAETDRD; from the coding sequence ATGAGCAACCGCGTCGTGCAGGGCCGCATGGTGACGGGCGACTCGCTCGCCGAGATGATCGAGGGTGAACCGGTCATGGAAGCCGAGTCCATCGAGGACGCCGACCGCGACTGCCCCGACTGCGACGGCGACGTGCTCGCCGTGGGGTATATGCCCTCGGTGACGGAGTTCGTCACCGGCTACAAGTGCCAGAACTGCGACTGGGCCGAGACGGACCGCGACTGA